One part of the Parabacteroides distasonis ATCC 8503 genome encodes these proteins:
- a CDS encoding GDSL-type esterase/lipase family protein, translated as MMKRRKWLISLVVLGVIMGFSVPKPKAGINGDVSLDSLAVRDTVALPPLSYSMKVGKDTLILPDSSKAWNNFFNELDSLRAGKDTAITIVQLGDSHIQAGHLSGRVMRLFQQAFGNAGRGWIAPFKLSRTNEPDDYFIKSVAKDWIAGRCIQHVRKTPIGIGGIGIKSVSPSINFDVVITPNNGAGYEFNEAILYRGEKSMPMLPAGALKDSVQTFRADTVCVPGVLADTFRISCLTDTLQLQSTRRKEGTNTLRPASSFTNLYYGLTLKNGGKGILYHSIGVNGAMYVNYTDEAYIRQLALLKPSLLIISMGTNETFGRRFNTDEFSGQIEAFLAIVKKELPNTAILLTTPPECYRRVRSGKQRTYVRNDNTERAARAIRNVAKKEEVACWDLFTTTGGKNSCRKWHSSRLMGRDRIHFTKEGYQEQGTLLFRAFMESYNNR; from the coding sequence ATGATGAAGCGGAGAAAGTGGTTAATTAGTCTGGTTGTTTTAGGAGTGATCATGGGCTTCTCTGTTCCGAAACCTAAAGCCGGAATAAACGGGGATGTATCTCTTGATAGTTTGGCGGTTCGGGATACTGTAGCGTTGCCTCCTTTATCTTATTCTATGAAAGTGGGAAAAGATACGTTGATCTTACCGGATTCTAGTAAGGCGTGGAATAATTTTTTCAATGAACTGGATTCGTTGCGTGCAGGGAAAGATACGGCTATCACGATCGTCCAGTTGGGGGATTCGCATATCCAAGCCGGACATTTAAGCGGTCGTGTCATGCGCCTTTTCCAACAGGCGTTCGGGAATGCCGGACGAGGCTGGATCGCTCCTTTTAAGTTGAGCAGGACCAACGAGCCGGATGATTACTTTATCAAATCCGTCGCTAAGGATTGGATTGCCGGACGTTGTATTCAGCATGTCCGGAAAACCCCGATAGGGATCGGTGGGATCGGGATTAAGTCTGTTTCCCCCTCGATTAATTTTGATGTCGTGATAACTCCGAATAATGGTGCCGGATACGAGTTTAATGAGGCGATCTTATATAGAGGGGAGAAGTCGATGCCCATGCTTCCTGCTGGCGCTTTGAAAGACTCGGTCCAAACATTCCGTGCGGATACCGTATGTGTTCCTGGTGTATTAGCCGACACTTTCCGGATCTCCTGCTTGACCGATACTCTACAATTGCAGAGTACGAGACGGAAAGAGGGCACGAATACATTGCGACCGGCCTCATCCTTTACGAATTTATATTATGGCCTGACACTGAAGAATGGAGGCAAGGGTATCTTATACCATTCCATCGGAGTGAATGGGGCGATGTATGTGAATTATACGGACGAGGCTTATATACGTCAGTTGGCTTTATTAAAACCGTCCTTATTAATCATCTCTATGGGGACCAACGAGACATTCGGCAGACGTTTTAATACCGATGAGTTTTCCGGTCAGATAGAGGCTTTCTTGGCGATCGTCAAGAAGGAGCTGCCGAATACGGCGATCTTACTGACGACTCCTCCGGAATGTTATAGGAGAGTCCGATCGGGAAAACAGCGAACGTATGTGCGTAATGATAATACCGAGCGGGCTGCCCGTGCTATCCGGAATGTAGCGAAGAAAGAAGAGGTCGCTTGCTGGGATTTATTCACTACGACGGGAGGGAAAAACTCGTGCCGCAAATGGCATAGTTCTCGTTTGATGGGACGGGATCGGATTCACTTTACGAAAGAAGGGTATCAAGAACAAGGAACGCTTTTGTTTAGGGCGTTCATGGAATCATATAATAACCGATAA